The region ACCGAACCGGTGCTGCTCGTCGACCACGACCAGGCCCAGGTCGGCGAAGGACACGTGCTCCTGGAGCAGGGCGTGCGTGCCCACCACGATCCCGGCGGCGCCGGAGGCGGCGTCCAGCAGGGCCTCGCGCCGGGCGGCGGCCCCCATGGACCCGGTGAGCAGGGCGGTCCGGGTGGCCCGCTCGGCCCCGTCGATCTGCCCAGCCCGGCCCAGCGCGCCGAGCATGGCGCCGATGGAGCGGTGGTGCTGCTGGGCCAGCACCTCGGTGGGGGCGAGCATGACGGCCTGGCCGCCGGAGTCCACCACGCGGAGCATGGCCCGCAGCGCCACCAGGGTCTTGCCCGCGCCCACGTCGCCCTGGAGCAGGCAGTGCATGGGGTGGGCGGAGTCGAGCCGCGCGGCGAGCAGGTCGCCGACCTCCCGCTGGCCGTCGGTGAGGGTGAACGGCAGCTGCGCGTCGAAGGCGTCGAGGATGCCGCCGTCGGCGCCGGGCCGGGGCACCGCGGGCAGGCTCTCGGCGTCGCGGCGCCGGCGGGCCAGCGCCAGTTGCAGGACGAACGCCTCGTCCCACTTCAGGCGGCGGCGGGCGGAGCCGATGTCCTGGTCGCTCTGCGGCCGGTGGATCCTCCGCAGTGCGTCGGCGATCCCCGGGCGGTCGCCGAGGACGGCGGGCGGCAGCGGGTCGGGCAGGTCGTCCACGACGCCCAGGGCGACCTCGACGGCGCGGCCGATGGTGGCCGAGTCCATGCCCTTGACCGCCGGGTAGACCGGGATGAGCTCGTCGGCGTAGGCGCGGGCCCGGTCCACCTCGGAGCCGTCCTCGTCGAGGAGCTCGTACTGCGGGTGGTCGAGCTGGCGGCGCCCCTTGAAGGTGCCGACCCGGCCGGAGAACATGGCCAGCCGCCCGGGGGTGAGCCGGGTCTGGTGGTAGGCGCCCTGGTTGAAGAACGTGAGGTGCAGCCGGCCGGTGCCGTCGGTCACGACGACCTCCAGCAGGTCCATCCGCCGCCGGCCCTGCCGGGGCGGGACCGTGCGCCTCTTGGCGTCCAGGACGCGGGCCTGCACGGTGGCCTGCTCGCCCTCGCGCAGCAGGGCCAGGTCGGTGAGGTCGCCGCGCCGGTCGTAGCGGCGCGGGTAGTAGCGCAGGAGGTCGCCGAGGGTGTGGAGGTCGAGCTTCTCCTCCAGGGCCTTGGCCGTCTTGCCGCGCAGCGGGCCCCGGCCCAGCGGTTCGTCCCAGGTGGTCATGGTCTTCCTCTTCAGGATCGCCGGTCACGGCCAACGCTAGTGCCCCGCTGCGACGCTCGGCGGCGCCTCCCGGGAGCGGGGCGGCGGCGGGTCGGCATTCTCCCGGGACGGGGCCGAAGGCACGGATGTCCGCCGACGTCTCCGGCGGCGCTATACTCGTGTGAGTTCATCGTGTTTCCGCCGTGCCCGCGTGGCGGCGGTCGATGGTCCTTCCGGCGGCACCACGTCCCGCCGGCGCACGCTGGGGGCTTTTCACCTCCCCTCGTGTACTCTTCCACGGTTGGCGTTCGCGCCGACCTGTCCGCCCGGCCCCTTCCGGCCGGTTGAACCTTCGCGTGCGGCGACGTGCGCGATCCCGAACACTTGAATGGAGTTACCGTGGCTTCCGTCTGCGACGTCTGCGGCAAGGGACCAGGGTTCGGTAACAGTGTTTCCCACTCGCACCGTCGCACCCGCCGCCGCTGGAACCCCAACATCCAGACCGTCCGCACCCGCGTCGGCGGCACGCCCAAGCGCGTGAACGCCTGCACCTCGTGCATCAAGGCCGGCAAGGTGACCCGCTAGGGAGCACCGCCCCCGACAGGTCTTCGAGGCCCTCCGACTCCGGTCGGGGGGCCTTCGCCGTTCCCGGGACCGGACGGAGGGGGCGGCGCCGGAACACGGTGGGACCGCTCACAGGCTGCAGATGTGCCCGTTGAGGGAGCAGCGGGTCGGGCTCTGCGCGGCGCCCAGGGCCTGGAAGGTGAGCGAGGCGCTCTCCCCGGGCTCGAGCCCGTCGGCGCTGCCGGGCTGGCGGGCCAGGATGCCGTCGTCGATGGCCTCCCAGTCGGCGCCGTCGACGTGGGTGACCTCGGCGTCCTCGAACGCCAGGGCCAGTTCCCAGGCGTCGAGCCTGCTGCGGGAGGTGTTGGTGACCGTGACCTGCGCGCTGAAGCCCGCCTCGCCCGACTCCACGACGCGGTAGGAGACGGTGGTGGGCTCGGTGCCCGCCTGGGTCTGCGGCGCGGGCGTCCCGGCGTCGGGCTCGGGGGTGACGCCGCCGCTGGGGCCCACCCCGTCCTGGGTGCCCGGGTTCTGTGCGGTGCCCCCGGGAGTGCCGCCGAACTGGAGGTAGATCTGGGTGGTGCTGTAGCCGAAGAGGAGCAGGCCCAGGATCACGCCGGAGACGACGAGCACGTTGAGCAGGCGCGGGGGCTCCACGCGCTTGGGGACGGTGCTCTCGATGAAGCCGCCCAGCCTGCGCAGCGCCCCGGTGTCAGCGGGCTCGTTGCGGTGCGCACCGCGACGGGTGCCCTGCCGCTGGCCGTGCCGCCCCATGGACCGCCTCTCCCCGGGATCGGAAACCGATCTCGCCCTGCCCGGTGGCCGCCGCTCGGTGCGAGCGGGACCGGGCGATTCCCGGCCGCAAGCCTAGCGCGCGAGCCAAAACAGACAAATCCAAACGCGCTCATTCGCCGGGGAAATGATCCCATCCGGTGCGTTCGGGGACCCGCCCGCCGACGGTGACGCGGCGCTCCCCCTCCTCGGCCGGGAGGACGGTCCCGATGCGGTGCCAGTGGTCGGGCAGGTCCGCTCCGGCGGGGAAGGTCGCGGCCAGGGCGTGGTCCTCGCCCCCGGAGACCATGAACGCCAGGGCCCGGCCGGGCCCCCCGCCCAGGACGCGCACGGCCTCGACCAGCGCGGGCTCGGGGCGCAGCAGGTCCGGGTCCAGGTCGATGCGCACCCGTGAGGCCCGGCACACGTGGCCCAGGTCCTGGGCGAGGCCGTCGCTGACGTCGAGCATGGCGGTGGCGCCCAGCCGGGCCGCCTCGGGTCCCGCGGAGTAGGGCGGGGAGGGCCTGCGGTACTCGTCCAGGCAGGCGGCGGGCCCGTCGGTCCCGGCGGTGAGCAGGGCCAGCCCGGCGCCGGACAGGCCCAGGTGCCCGCAGTAGGCGACGACGTCGCCGGGGCGGGCGCCGTCGCGGCGGACCGGGGCCCGGCCCTGGAGGTCGCCCAGCGCGGTGATCGCGACGGTGATGGTGTCGGAGCCGACGGTGTCGCCGCCCACCACCGCGCCGCCCGCGGCCGCGCACTCGTCGCGCACGCCCAGCGTGAACTCCTCCGCCCACTCCAGGGGCAGGTCGGCGGGGGCGGCGAAGCCGATGAGCAGGCCGGTGGGGCGGGCGCCCATGGCGACGACGTCGGCGAAGTTCTGGGCCACCGCCCGGTGGCCGACGTCGCGGGCCGTGGACCAGTCGCGCCGGAAGTGGCGGCCCTCCACCAGTAGGTCGGTGGTGGCCACGGTCCGGCCGTCGGGGGCGGCGACGACGGCCGCATCGTCACCCGGACCGAGGATTACATCGTCCGTCCCGGGGAATTGGCCCGTCACGCGTCTGATCAGAGCGAACTCGCCCAGACCCCCAATGGTGTTCTGCACAGGGAACAGGGTACGGTGACGCTCCGGCGCGGTGGTCCAGACCCACGTTCGTCACACGTTCGTCATCG is a window of Nocardiopsis changdeensis DNA encoding:
- the recG gene encoding ATP-dependent DNA helicase RecG is translated as MTTWDEPLGRGPLRGKTAKALEEKLDLHTLGDLLRYYPRRYDRRGDLTDLALLREGEQATVQARVLDAKRRTVPPRQGRRRMDLLEVVVTDGTGRLHLTFFNQGAYHQTRLTPGRLAMFSGRVGTFKGRRQLDHPQYELLDEDGSEVDRARAYADELIPVYPAVKGMDSATIGRAVEVALGVVDDLPDPLPPAVLGDRPGIADALRRIHRPQSDQDIGSARRRLKWDEAFVLQLALARRRRDAESLPAVPRPGADGGILDAFDAQLPFTLTDGQREVGDLLAARLDSAHPMHCLLQGDVGAGKTLVALRAMLRVVDSGGQAVMLAPTEVLAQQHHRSIGAMLGALGRAGQIDGAERATRTALLTGSMGAAARREALLDAASGAAGIVVGTHALLQEHVSFADLGLVVVDEQHRFGVEQRDALRAKAADGRPHVLVMTATPIPRTVAMTVYGDLDVVALTQLPAGRAPVSTHVVPAKDKPHYLSRAWERIREEAAQGRQAFVVCPRIGDGDSAEDAQAAGEEGERAPLSVLEIAARLTEGPLAGLRVEVLHGRMAPDDKDAVMGRFSAGTTDVVVSTTVIEVGVDVPNATVMVIMDADRFGVSQLHQLRGRVGRGKLPGLCLLVTESEEGSPARERLDVVASTTDGFVLSQEDLRMRREGDVLGDAQSGRSSLRLLTLLKDEKVIEEARERAAAYLEEDPELTAHPPLVRALEELLPEERAEYLDKT
- the rpmB gene encoding 50S ribosomal protein L28; amino-acid sequence: MASVCDVCGKGPGFGNSVSHSHRRTRRRWNPNIQTVRTRVGGTPKRVNACTSCIKAGKVTR
- a CDS encoding cellulose binding domain-containing protein gives rise to the protein MGRHGQRQGTRRGAHRNEPADTGALRRLGGFIESTVPKRVEPPRLLNVLVVSGVILGLLLFGYSTTQIYLQFGGTPGGTAQNPGTQDGVGPSGGVTPEPDAGTPAPQTQAGTEPTTVSYRVVESGEAGFSAQVTVTNTSRSRLDAWELALAFEDAEVTHVDGADWEAIDDGILARQPGSADGLEPGESASLTFQALGAAQSPTRCSLNGHICSL
- a CDS encoding thiamine-phosphate kinase — translated: MQNTIGGLGEFALIRRVTGQFPGTDDVILGPGDDAAVVAAPDGRTVATTDLLVEGRHFRRDWSTARDVGHRAVAQNFADVVAMGARPTGLLIGFAAPADLPLEWAEEFTLGVRDECAAAGGAVVGGDTVGSDTITVAITALGDLQGRAPVRRDGARPGDVVAYCGHLGLSGAGLALLTAGTDGPAACLDEYRRPSPPYSAGPEAARLGATAMLDVSDGLAQDLGHVCRASRVRIDLDPDLLRPEPALVEAVRVLGGGPGRALAFMVSGGEDHALAATFPAGADLPDHWHRIGTVLPAEEGERRVTVGGRVPERTGWDHFPGE